A window of the Henckelia pumila isolate YLH828 chromosome 3, ASM3356847v2, whole genome shotgun sequence genome harbors these coding sequences:
- the LOC140890227 gene encoding monothiol glutaredoxin-S6-like: protein MDVLMMLGAANSVVIFTKSGCCMSHSIKTLISSFGANPTIYEVDKLPNGKQIEKVLTTALGCNPSVPAVFIGREFVGGSNEIMSLNIQGKLKPLLIRANAIWI, encoded by the coding sequence ATGGACGTGCTGATGATGTTGGGGGCTGCAAATTCAGTGGTGATATTCACCAAAAGCGGCTGCTGCATGTCTCATTCGATCAAAACGTTGATAAGTAGTTTCGGGGCGAATCCGACGATATACGAGGTCGATAAGCTTCCGAACGGGAAGCAAATTGAGAAGGTGTTAACAACAGCACTGGGGTGTAATCCGAGCGTGCCGGCTGTGTTCATTGGCCGAGAGTTTGTGGGTGGTTCTAATGAAATCATGAGCCTCAATATTCAGGGCAAGCTCAAGCCGTTGTTAATCAGAGCCAATGCCATATGGatctaa